A window of Nicotiana tabacum cultivar K326 chromosome 24, ASM71507v2, whole genome shotgun sequence contains these coding sequences:
- the LOC142178549 gene encoding cold shock domain-containing protein 4-like, translating to MGKVTSTHIEICQTSWFNDQKGFGFITPDDGGEDLFVHQSRIRSEGFRSLAEGEVVEFEVESGDDGRTKAVNVTGPDGAPVQGGGRGGSGGGGSGGRYGGGGGYGSGGGGRYGGGDAGYGGGRYGGDGGYGGGGGSRYGGGGGYGSGGGGGSGCYKCGEEGNFARECTQGGGGGGYDSGGGGYGSGGGGGSGCYKCGEEGNFARECTQGGGGGGYDSGGGGYGSGGGGYGGGGGRYGGSGGGGGGGCFKCGEEGHFARECPNSSGR from the coding sequence atgggtaaagtaacatcaacacatatcgaaatatgccaaacatcatgGTTCAATGATCAAAAGGGTTTCGGTTTCATTACTCCTGATGACGGCGGTGAAGATCTGTTTGTTCATCAATCTCGTATCAGATCTGAAGGCTTTCGTAGCTTAGCTGAAGGTGAAGTTGTTGAGTTTGAAGTTGAGTCTGGTGATGATGGCCGTACTAAGGCTGTTAATGTTACTGGACCGGATGGTGCGCCTGTTCAAGGTGGTGGCCGTGGCGGAAGCGGTGGAGGCGGCAGCGGGGGTCGATATGGTGGTGGAGGTGGATATGGCAGCGGTGGAGGTGGTAGATATGGTGGAGGTGATGCTGGTTACGGAGGTGGTCGGTATGGAGGTGACGGTGGATACGGCGGCGGTGGTGGTAGTAGGTATGGTGGAGGCGGCGGATATGGCAGCGGCGGCGGTGGTGGAAgcgggtgttataagtgtggagaaGAAGGGAATTTTGCGAGGGAATGTACTCagggcggcggcggcggcggttATGATAGTGGAGGCGGCGGATATGGCAGCGGCGGCGGTGGTGGAAgcgggtgttataagtgtggagaaGAAGGGAATTTTGCGAGGGAATGTACTCagggcggcggcggcggcggttATGATAGTGGAGGCGGCGGATATGGCAGCGGCGGCGGTGGATATGGTGGTGGAGGTGGGAGATATGGTGGTAGTGGCGGAGGAGGTGGTGGTGGCTGTTTCAAGTGCGGGGAAGAAGGGCATTTTGCACGTGAATGCCCTAACAGCAGTGGTCGTTGA